A DNA window from Camelina sativa cultivar DH55 chromosome 17, Cs, whole genome shotgun sequence contains the following coding sequences:
- the LOC104758094 gene encoding uncharacterized protein LOC104758094 isoform X2, with the protein MFFKLYMYYSFDDRLYGSSYSCSCSNDSYPLSVVFVWNAGLSITKTLSELVNGRDLSSMFPHKKSRKASEDDHINERCLVEVARTIEISYLKSASSSMLKDESTNDRMAKNRKTVNGANNIPEVMIRDAESAIQRLSAIVREAIDRKKSESLLFHLNYTKAYGRRYDWCHCKNSGVKKGGRRNLENSRMNVMRSYNRIFIDIVLDE; encoded by the exons atgttcttcaaattatatatgtattatagttTTGATGATCGCTTATATGGTTCTTCGTATTCATGTTCGTGTTCTAATGATTCATATCCACTTTCTGTAGTATTTGTTTGGAACGCAGGTTTGAGCATTACCAAAACTTTGA GTGAGTTAGTAAATGGTCGTGATCTTAGTTCTATGTTCCCGCACAAGAAATCTag GAAAGCTTCCGAAGATGATCATATAAATGAGAGATGTTTG GTGGAGGTGGCGAGGACTATCGAAATTTCTTATTTGAAATCTGCATCTTCATCCATGCTAAAAG ATGAATCTACCAATGATCGTATGGCAAAAAACAG AAAGACTGTGAATGGTGCTAATAATATCCCAGAAGTTAtg ATTAGAGATGCAGAGTCAGCAATACAACGTCTTTCGGCTATTGTTCG AGAAGCTATTGATCGCAAAAAATCAGAGTCGTTACTTTTCCATTTAAACTACACG aaagcGTATGGAAGAAGATATGATTGGTGTCATTGCAAAAATTCAGGCGTGAAGAAAGGAGGAAGACGAAATTTAGAGAATAGTAGGATGAATGTTATGAGATCTTATAATcgtatttttattgatattgttttaGATGAATGA
- the LOC104758096 gene encoding pectinesterase inhibitor 2-like, giving the protein MVVYIKNNFLSVSLVILFFLVASSNGRFDMKISVSEINTICSEGANPSFCFQFFKSTPETKTMDLSGVAEFLIKYASRNAIDLSNQFKSLVKSPVDPRSKSIYAECSQLYEIAVSNFDDALKDLAAKDNLSLNVNVSAAMTDGVTCKDDLVSVRPSPKLLKKISDIDNLSAIVLVISKILP; this is encoded by the coding sequence atggttgtttatatcaaaaacaaCTTTTTGTCGGTTTCTTTAgtaatccttttttttcttgttgccTCATCAAATGGAAGATTCGATATGAAAATTTCAGTAAGTGAGATTAACACCATCTGCTCAGAAGGAGCGAATCCTTCATTCTGCTTTCAATTCTTTAAGTCAACTCCTGAAACTAAAACAATGGATCTTTCGGGTGTTGCGGAGTTTTTAATCAAGTATGCATCACGAAATGCAATAGACTTAAGCAACCAATTCAAATCACTGGTAAAGAGCCCGGTTGATCCTCGTTCCAAGAGTATTTATGCTGAATGTTCACAACTTTATGAAATTGCAGTTAGCAACTTTGATGATGCCCTGAAAGATTTGGCAGCAAAGGACAATTTGAGCCTTAACGTTAACGTCTCGGCTGCGATGACAGATGGAGTCACGTGTAAAGACGATTTGGTTAGTGTTAGACCTAGTCCAAAACTCTTGAAGAAAATTTCTGATATTGATAATCTGTCGGCCATCGTTTTGgtaatttctaaaatattaccttga
- the LOC104758094 gene encoding uncharacterized protein LOC104758094 isoform X3 has product MFPHKKSSCRKASEDDHINERCLVEVARTIEISYLKSASSSMLKDESTNDRMAKNRKTVNGANNIPEVMIRDAESAIQRLSAIVREAIDRKKSESLLFHLNYTKAYGRRYDWCHCKNSGVKKGGRRNLENSRMNVMRSYNRIFIDIVLDE; this is encoded by the exons ATGTTCCCGCACAAGAAATCTag TTGCAGGAAAGCTTCCGAAGATGATCATATAAATGAGAGATGTTTG GTGGAGGTGGCGAGGACTATCGAAATTTCTTATTTGAAATCTGCATCTTCATCCATGCTAAAAG ATGAATCTACCAATGATCGTATGGCAAAAAACAG AAAGACTGTGAATGGTGCTAATAATATCCCAGAAGTTAtg ATTAGAGATGCAGAGTCAGCAATACAACGTCTTTCGGCTATTGTTCG AGAAGCTATTGATCGCAAAAAATCAGAGTCGTTACTTTTCCATTTAAACTACACG aaagcGTATGGAAGAAGATATGATTGGTGTCATTGCAAAAATTCAGGCGTGAAGAAAGGAGGAAGACGAAATTTAGAGAATAGTAGGATGAATGTTATGAGATCTTATAATcgtatttttattgatattgttttaGATGAATGA
- the LOC104758094 gene encoding uncharacterized protein LOC104758094 isoform X1 — protein MFFKLYMYYSFDDRLYGSSYSCSCSNDSYPLSVVFVWNAGLSITKTLSELVNGRDLSSMFPHKKSSCRKASEDDHINERCLVEVARTIEISYLKSASSSMLKDESTNDRMAKNRKTVNGANNIPEVMIRDAESAIQRLSAIVREAIDRKKSESLLFHLNYTKAYGRRYDWCHCKNSGVKKGGRRNLENSRMNVMRSYNRIFIDIVLDE, from the exons atgttcttcaaattatatatgtattatagttTTGATGATCGCTTATATGGTTCTTCGTATTCATGTTCGTGTTCTAATGATTCATATCCACTTTCTGTAGTATTTGTTTGGAACGCAGGTTTGAGCATTACCAAAACTTTGA GTGAGTTAGTAAATGGTCGTGATCTTAGTTCTATGTTCCCGCACAAGAAATCTag TTGCAGGAAAGCTTCCGAAGATGATCATATAAATGAGAGATGTTTG GTGGAGGTGGCGAGGACTATCGAAATTTCTTATTTGAAATCTGCATCTTCATCCATGCTAAAAG ATGAATCTACCAATGATCGTATGGCAAAAAACAG AAAGACTGTGAATGGTGCTAATAATATCCCAGAAGTTAtg ATTAGAGATGCAGAGTCAGCAATACAACGTCTTTCGGCTATTGTTCG AGAAGCTATTGATCGCAAAAAATCAGAGTCGTTACTTTTCCATTTAAACTACACG aaagcGTATGGAAGAAGATATGATTGGTGTCATTGCAAAAATTCAGGCGTGAAGAAAGGAGGAAGACGAAATTTAGAGAATAGTAGGATGAATGTTATGAGATCTTATAATcgtatttttattgatattgttttaGATGAATGA